A part of Acidimicrobiales bacterium genomic DNA contains:
- a CDS encoding maleylpyruvate isomerase family mycothiol-dependent enzyme, with product MTVSGGDPAGFDPGALYAGCRARITGLVAGLTEEQAGAPVPACPGWSVHDVLAHLGGAVDDILAGNTEGVATPPWTAAQVEARREVPTAEIVARWNELAPMVEAGVAMAPERLQHMFVADVSTHEHDLRDALGQPGDRDDGALLATLDWLLVGFGEAVAEAGLPAVRVVAGGREWVCGRGEPALTLAGEPFELTRARMGRRSVPQLRALGWSGDPEPYLALVPVFPPPPVDLVG from the coding sequence GTGACGGTGAGCGGCGGCGACCCCGCGGGGTTCGACCCCGGCGCGCTGTACGCCGGGTGCCGCGCCCGCATCACCGGGCTGGTGGCCGGCCTGACCGAGGAGCAGGCCGGCGCGCCGGTGCCGGCCTGTCCGGGCTGGAGCGTCCACGACGTGCTGGCCCACTTGGGCGGCGCCGTCGACGACATCCTGGCCGGCAACACCGAGGGGGTGGCCACGCCGCCGTGGACGGCGGCCCAGGTGGAGGCCCGCCGCGAGGTGCCCACGGCCGAGATCGTCGCCCGGTGGAACGAGCTGGCCCCGATGGTCGAGGCCGGCGTGGCCATGGCCCCCGAGCGCCTGCAGCACATGTTCGTTGCCGACGTGTCCACCCACGAGCACGACCTCCGGGACGCCCTCGGCCAGCCCGGCGACCGGGACGACGGCGCCCTCCTCGCCACCCTCGACTGGCTGCTGGTGGGCTTCGGCGAGGCCGTGGCCGAGGCCGGGCTGCCGGCCGTCAGGGTCGTCGCCGGTGGCCGGGAGTGGGTGTGCGGCCGGGGCGAGCCCGCCCTCACCCTGGCCGGCGAGCCCTTCGAGCTCACGCGGGCCCGGATGGGTCGACGCAGCGTGCCCCAGCTCCGCGCCCTGGGGTGGAGCGGCGACCCCGAGCCGTACCTGGCCCTCGTGCCGGTGTTCCCCCCGCCGCCGGTCGACCTGGTCGGATAG
- a CDS encoding 1-deoxy-D-xylulose-5-phosphate synthase, protein MILDTITSPADLRRLTYPQLEELSGEIRDFIVQAVSETGGHLGSNLGAVELTLALHRVFLSPRDAILWDTGHQAYVHKIVTGRRDGFAHLRQAGGLSGYPSRAESEHDWVENSHASTILSYADGLAAARAAIGTPGRVVAILGDGSMTGGMAYEALNNLGHRGRNVIIILNDNGRSYAPTVSNLSASLTRIRLNPVYMRRQRRLEQVIREVPLVGTTLEKGVEAAKAAVRDLWEPAAFFEPLGIRYTGPIDGHDIPALEGALRNAMEFDGPIVVHVLTQKGRGYPPAEDDEEKNLHDAPVFDPATGPPRWAPAGYTQAFAEAVIKAAEHDPRVVAITAAMPGPTGLLPFAERFPDRFYDVGIAEQHAVTAAAGMAMGGLRPVVAIYSTFLTRAYDQVTYDVALHGLPVVFCIDRAGITGDDGASHHGVLDLALLTKVPGMTVLAPSSYQELQQMLLDAMELTTGPVAIRYPKGLARQVAEDQVGAGLRARRIASGDEMCVLAVGKLVGAVEKATDDLRREGIHPTVWDVRVARPLDPEMLADALRHRVVVTAEDGIREGGVGSAIEDALARLAAEQGVPTPRVVVLGTPIAFIPQGKPDAILSSLGLDGPGVAASIRGALGR, encoded by the coding sequence TTGATCCTCGACACGATCACCTCGCCCGCCGACCTGCGGCGGCTCACGTACCCGCAGCTCGAGGAGCTGAGCGGCGAGATCCGCGACTTCATCGTCCAGGCGGTGTCGGAGACGGGCGGCCACCTCGGCTCCAACCTGGGCGCCGTCGAGCTCACGCTGGCGCTGCACCGCGTGTTCCTCTCGCCGCGCGACGCCATCCTCTGGGACACCGGCCACCAGGCCTACGTCCACAAGATCGTCACCGGCCGGCGGGACGGGTTCGCCCACCTCCGCCAGGCTGGCGGGCTGTCCGGCTACCCGTCGCGCGCCGAGAGCGAGCACGACTGGGTCGAGAACAGCCACGCCTCCACGATCCTGTCGTACGCCGACGGCCTGGCGGCGGCCCGCGCCGCCATCGGTACGCCCGGCCGCGTGGTGGCGATCCTGGGCGACGGCTCGATGACCGGGGGCATGGCCTACGAGGCCCTCAACAACCTCGGCCACCGCGGCCGCAACGTGATCATCATCCTCAACGACAACGGCCGCTCCTACGCCCCCACCGTCTCGAACCTGTCGGCCAGCCTCACCCGCATCCGGCTCAACCCGGTGTACATGCGCCGTCAGCGACGGCTCGAGCAGGTGATCCGCGAGGTGCCGCTGGTCGGCACCACCCTCGAGAAGGGTGTGGAGGCGGCCAAGGCGGCCGTGCGCGACCTGTGGGAGCCGGCCGCCTTCTTCGAGCCGCTCGGCATCCGCTACACGGGGCCGATCGACGGCCACGACATCCCTGCCCTCGAGGGCGCCCTGCGCAACGCCATGGAGTTCGACGGCCCGATCGTGGTGCACGTGCTCACCCAGAAGGGGCGCGGCTACCCGCCGGCCGAGGACGACGAGGAGAAGAACCTCCACGACGCCCCGGTGTTCGACCCGGCCACCGGGCCGCCGCGCTGGGCGCCGGCCGGCTACACCCAGGCCTTCGCCGAGGCCGTCATCAAGGCGGCCGAGCACGACCCCCGCGTCGTGGCCATCACCGCGGCGATGCCCGGCCCCACCGGCCTCCTGCCCTTCGCCGAGCGGTTCCCCGACCGCTTCTACGACGTGGGCATCGCCGAGCAGCACGCGGTCACGGCCGCGGCCGGGATGGCCATGGGGGGCCTGCGCCCCGTGGTGGCCATCTACTCCACCTTCCTCACCCGGGCCTACGACCAGGTCACCTACGACGTCGCCCTGCACGGGCTGCCGGTGGTGTTCTGCATCGACCGGGCCGGCATCACCGGCGACGACGGCGCCTCCCACCACGGGGTGCTCGACCTGGCCCTGCTCACCAAGGTGCCGGGCATGACCGTGCTCGCGCCGTCGAGCTACCAGGAGCTCCAGCAGATGCTGCTCGACGCCATGGAGCTCACCACCGGGCCGGTCGCCATCCGCTACCCGAAGGGCCTGGCCCGGCAGGTGGCCGAGGACCAGGTGGGCGCGGGACTGCGGGCCAGGCGCATCGCGTCGGGCGACGAGATGTGCGTGCTGGCCGTGGGCAAGCTGGTCGGCGCGGTCGAGAAGGCGACCGACGACCTGCGGCGGGAGGGCATCCACCCGACCGTGTGGGACGTGCGGGTCGCCCGGCCGCTCGACCCCGAGATGCTCGCCGACGCCCTGCGGCACCGGGTGGTGGTCACCGCCGAGGACGGCATCCGCGAGGGCGGGGTGGGCTCGGCGATCGAGGACGCGCTGGCCCGCCTGGCCGCCGAGCAGGGCGTGCCCACGCCGCGCGTCGTGGTGCTGGGCACCCCCATCGCCTTCATCCCCCAGGGCAAGCCCGACGCCATCCTGTCGTCGCTCGGCCTCGACGGCCCCGGGGTGGCCGCGAGCATCCGGGGCGCGCTCGGCCGCTGA
- a CDS encoding SDR family oxidoreductase — MVNLFDLSGRVVLITGGNSGIGLGMAEGVAAHGASVAIWGTSEAKNAAAVERLAEYGNPVAAFRCDVGDEGEVEAAFAATVGELGRVDVCFANAGVGGAAPSFLEMTLDEWRRVLRVNLDGAFLTLRAAVRHLVARGEGGSLAVTTSGSALQGQPRGEHYGASKAGVTALAKAIAVEHARHGIRANAILPGWVETDMTEQALSWPRFAEKVLPRVPMRRWGSPEDLAGVAVYLASDASAYHTGDTFVVDGGYLVF; from the coding sequence GTGGTGAACCTGTTCGACCTCAGCGGCCGGGTGGTGCTGATCACCGGCGGCAACAGCGGCATCGGGCTGGGCATGGCCGAGGGGGTGGCCGCCCACGGTGCCTCGGTGGCCATCTGGGGCACCAGCGAGGCCAAGAACGCGGCGGCCGTGGAGCGGCTGGCCGAGTACGGCAACCCGGTGGCGGCGTTCCGGTGCGACGTGGGCGACGAGGGCGAGGTGGAGGCGGCCTTCGCGGCCACCGTGGGCGAGCTCGGCCGGGTCGACGTCTGCTTCGCCAACGCCGGCGTCGGCGGTGCGGCGCCGTCCTTCCTGGAGATGACCCTGGACGAGTGGCGGCGGGTGCTGCGGGTGAACCTCGACGGTGCGTTCCTGACCCTGCGGGCGGCGGTGCGTCACCTCGTGGCCCGGGGGGAGGGCGGCAGCCTGGCCGTGACCACGTCGGGGTCGGCGCTCCAGGGCCAGCCCAGGGGTGAGCACTACGGCGCGTCGAAAGCAGGGGTGACGGCCCTGGCGAAGGCCATCGCGGTGGAGCATGCCCGCCACGGGATCCGGGCCAACGCCATCCTGCCCGGCTGGGTCGAGACGGACATGACCGAGCAGGCCCTGTCGTGGCCGCGGTTCGCCGAGAAGGTGCTGCCCCGCGTGCCCATGCGGCGCTGGGGCTCGCCCGAGGACCTGGCCGGCGTGGCCGTCTACCTGGCCAGCGACGCCTCCGCCTACCACACCGGCGACACCTTCGTCGTCGACGGCGGGTACCTGGTCTTCTAG
- a CDS encoding phosphatase PAP2 family protein translates to MSDATDTARPAVAAVAGAPRRLRWWKEVLYAGAFYVVYSFIRNRFGSAAVSPAHAFDNARLVIDVERALGLFFEAHVQSAFLGWVHLIRFSNVFYGTFHFVVTAVALIVLFRRQQDRYPLWRNTLAFTTALALVGFALFPLMPPRLLNESGPYGGAELASEDYGIVDTLADVGGLWSFDSGTMKSISNQYAAMPSLHCAWALWSTLVLVPMTRRRWLRALAIAYPALTVFAIVVTGNHYWIDAVGGAAVLGLGFLLARRFTAWTDARWARRHAGAAA, encoded by the coding sequence GTGAGCGACGCCACCGACACCGCCCGGCCGGCGGTCGCCGCCGTGGCCGGCGCGCCCCGCCGCCTGCGCTGGTGGAAGGAGGTGCTGTACGCCGGCGCCTTCTACGTCGTGTACTCGTTCATCCGGAACCGGTTCGGGTCCGCCGCCGTCAGCCCGGCCCACGCCTTCGACAACGCCCGGCTCGTGATCGACGTCGAGCGGGCCCTCGGGCTGTTCTTCGAGGCCCACGTCCAGTCGGCGTTCCTCGGCTGGGTGCACCTCATCCGGTTCTCGAACGTCTTCTATGGCACGTTCCACTTCGTCGTCACGGCCGTCGCCCTGATCGTGCTGTTCCGGCGCCAGCAGGACCGCTACCCGCTCTGGCGGAACACGCTGGCCTTCACCACCGCCCTGGCGCTGGTGGGCTTCGCCCTGTTCCCCCTGATGCCGCCCCGCCTGCTCAACGAGAGCGGGCCCTACGGCGGGGCCGAGCTCGCGTCGGAGGACTACGGCATCGTCGACACCCTGGCCGACGTGGGCGGCCTGTGGTCGTTCGACTCCGGCACCATGAAGAGCATCTCCAACCAGTACGCCGCCATGCCGAGCCTGCACTGCGCCTGGGCGCTGTGGAGCACCCTGGTCCTCGTGCCCATGACCCGGCGGCGGTGGCTGCGGGCCCTCGCGATCGCGTACCCCGCCCTCACGGTGTTCGCCATCGTGGTCACCGGCAACCACTACTGGATCGATGCCGTCGGCGGCGCCGCGGTGCTCGGGTTGGGGTTCCTCCTGGCCCGGCGGTTCACCGCCTGGACCGACGCGCGCTGGGCGCGCCGCCACGCCGGGGCCGCCGCCTAG
- a CDS encoding flippase-like domain-containing protein, with translation MTSRRAAVLGGRVAVSVAMLAFLLTRLPHRDTIPVWPGWSGHTVLWLGGALVLVAASMVLSTLRWQQVLATLGVRERVRHLLSHYLAGQFVGNVLPTTIGGDVLRVSRLAKDTGEAPRPFASVVLERLTGWVVLPLITLFALLVNPGLRELGTASAVAAALAVGTLLLLGVVLAAAASRHLGGRLAQRDNWLRFVGAVHLGVARFRQRPAAAVNVLVVGLAYQLVMVGAALMAAEAIGIRVGLGPTAALAFVPAVMIGQVLPVGISGLGIREGLLVLFLTPLGVPTEQAIALGLILYALNLVVSLLGAPAFALAPHRKRPAVETPA, from the coding sequence ATGACCTCGAGGCGAGCCGCCGTCCTCGGCGGCCGGGTCGCGGTGAGCGTGGCGATGCTGGCCTTCCTCCTGACGCGCCTCCCCCACCGCGACACCATCCCCGTCTGGCCCGGTTGGAGCGGGCACACGGTGCTCTGGCTGGGAGGCGCCCTCGTGCTGGTGGCGGCCTCGATGGTGCTGTCCACCCTCCGGTGGCAGCAGGTCCTCGCCACCCTCGGCGTTCGAGAGCGCGTCCGCCACCTGCTCTCGCACTACCTGGCCGGGCAGTTCGTGGGCAACGTCCTCCCCACCACCATCGGCGGCGACGTCCTCCGGGTGTCGCGGCTGGCCAAGGACACCGGCGAGGCCCCCCGCCCCTTCGCCTCGGTGGTGCTCGAACGGCTCACCGGGTGGGTGGTGCTCCCCCTGATCACCCTGTTCGCCCTGTTGGTCAACCCGGGCCTGCGCGAGCTGGGCACGGCGTCGGCGGTCGCCGCCGCCCTGGCCGTCGGCACCCTTCTCCTGCTCGGCGTGGTGCTGGCCGCGGCGGCCTCACGACACCTGGGCGGGCGCCTCGCCCAGCGCGACAACTGGCTGCGCTTCGTCGGGGCCGTCCACCTCGGTGTCGCCCGCTTCCGCCAGCGGCCCGCAGCCGCGGTCAACGTGTTGGTCGTCGGCCTCGCGTACCAGCTGGTGATGGTGGGCGCGGCCCTGATGGCGGCGGAGGCCATCGGGATCAGGGTGGGCCTCGGCCCCACAGCGGCGCTGGCGTTCGTGCCGGCCGTGATGATCGGCCAGGTGCTCCCCGTGGGCATCTCCGGCCTGGGCATCCGTGAGGGCCTCCTCGTGCTGTTCCTCACGCCGCTCGGCGTTCCGACCGAGCAGGCCATCGCGCTGGGCCTGATCCTCTACGCGCTCAACCTGGTCGTGAGCCTGCTGGGCGCCCCGGCGTTCGCCCTCGCCCCGCACCGCAAGCGTCCGGCCGTCGAGACCCCGGCGTGA
- a CDS encoding alpha/beta hydrolase — translation MEPQVAERRVGGAGVSLAVAEAGAGSGRRPVLLLHGFTGAKEDWADWLVPLARAGWHAVAPDQRGHGRSDHPADPAEYALERFADDALALADALGWERFALVGISLGGVIAQLVALRAGSRLTALVLVDTMHGPVPLDRAASEAGIPVVERGGMDALAELVAGLGADSPLTTAPDQRLRRERPGYARYLDRNLRACSPVMWVRVLRELFDQPDRRRALGGLAVPTLVVVGQHDLTLRPDADRLAAAIPSARLAVVADAGHAPQFEAPAAWWEAVGAFLQEIEP, via the coding sequence GTGGAGCCGCAGGTGGCGGAGCGCCGGGTCGGCGGGGCCGGCGTGAGCCTCGCGGTCGCCGAGGCCGGCGCTGGCTCCGGGCGCCGGCCGGTGCTGCTCCTCCACGGCTTCACCGGCGCCAAGGAGGACTGGGCCGACTGGCTCGTGCCCCTCGCCCGAGCCGGCTGGCACGCGGTGGCGCCCGACCAGCGGGGCCACGGCCGGAGCGACCATCCGGCCGATCCGGCCGAGTACGCCCTGGAGCGCTTCGCCGACGACGCCCTGGCCCTCGCCGACGCGCTGGGGTGGGAGCGGTTCGCCCTCGTCGGCATCTCGCTGGGGGGCGTGATCGCCCAGCTCGTGGCCCTGCGAGCCGGCAGCCGGCTGACCGCGCTGGTGCTCGTCGACACCATGCACGGCCCGGTCCCGCTCGATCGCGCCGCCAGCGAGGCCGGCATCCCGGTGGTGGAGCGGGGCGGGATGGACGCGCTGGCCGAGCTGGTCGCCGGCCTCGGAGCCGACTCTCCGCTGACGACGGCCCCCGACCAGCGGCTGCGGCGGGAGCGGCCCGGCTACGCCCGGTACCTCGACCGCAACCTGCGGGCCTGCTCACCCGTGATGTGGGTGCGGGTGCTCCGCGAGCTGTTCGACCAGCCCGACCGCCGGCGCGCCCTGGGCGGGCTGGCGGTGCCGACCCTGGTCGTGGTCGGCCAGCACGACCTGACCCTGCGGCCCGACGCCGACCGCCTGGCCGCGGCCATCCCCAGTGCCCGGCTGGCCGTGGTGGCCGACGCCGGTCACGCCCCCCAGTTCGAAGCCCCTGCCGCCTGGTGGGAGGCTGTCGGCGCCTTCCTCCAGGAGATCGAGCCGTGA
- a CDS encoding acetolactate synthase, with protein sequence MTTSNDASATRSGHSGELALAALQGFGVAELFTLNGGHVWPLYDAAVKQGVRILDVRHEQTAAFAAEAMAKLTRRPGVAVLTAGPGVTNGVSAITSAFFNGSPLVVLGGRAPQGRWGSGSLQELDHVPIVSSVTKVAATVTDPGDTARAVHHAAMTALTPHRGPVFLDVPMDVLFASADVVVPEASVPRGGEPDPEELARAASRIALATRPAVIVGSDVYWDGAWDALRRFAEELRVPCWFNGLGRGCLPADHELAFHRTRGLLKSEADLVVVVGTPLDFRLGFGRFGAAEVVHLIDAPEGRAGHATTAASVAGDLGTILDELAQWSGPRADHEPWIEKVRDTERVAALADGELLTVDADPIRPTRVYGELGRRLERDAVVICDGGDFVSYAGKYVEVFEPGCWLDTGPYGCLGNGPGYALAARVARPDSQVVLLLGDGAAGFSLMDVDTLVRHRLPVVMIVGNNGIWGLEKHPMRAVYGYDVACDLQPGCRYDDVVRALGGAGETVSRPDEVGPALDRAFAAGVPYLVNVLTDPADVYPRSSNLA encoded by the coding sequence GTGACCACCAGCAACGACGCCTCCGCCACCCGTTCCGGACACAGCGGCGAGCTGGCTCTCGCCGCCCTCCAGGGCTTCGGCGTGGCCGAGCTGTTCACGCTGAACGGCGGCCACGTCTGGCCGCTGTACGACGCGGCCGTGAAGCAGGGCGTGCGGATCCTCGACGTGCGGCACGAGCAGACCGCCGCCTTCGCGGCCGAGGCCATGGCCAAGCTCACGCGTCGGCCGGGCGTGGCCGTCCTCACCGCCGGGCCCGGCGTCACGAACGGCGTGAGCGCCATCACCAGCGCCTTCTTCAACGGGAGCCCGCTGGTCGTCCTGGGCGGTCGGGCCCCGCAGGGTCGCTGGGGGTCGGGCTCGCTCCAGGAGCTCGACCACGTGCCCATCGTGTCGAGCGTCACCAAGGTGGCGGCCACCGTGACCGACCCGGGCGACACGGCCCGCGCCGTCCACCACGCGGCCATGACGGCGCTGACGCCGCACCGCGGCCCGGTGTTCCTCGACGTGCCGATGGACGTGCTGTTCGCGTCGGCCGACGTGGTGGTGCCCGAGGCCTCGGTGCCCCGGGGGGGTGAGCCCGATCCGGAGGAGCTGGCCCGGGCCGCGTCGCGGATCGCGCTGGCCACGCGACCGGCGGTGATCGTCGGGAGCGACGTGTACTGGGACGGCGCCTGGGACGCGCTGCGGCGGTTCGCGGAGGAGCTACGGGTCCCGTGCTGGTTCAACGGCCTGGGCCGTGGCTGCCTCCCCGCCGACCACGAGCTGGCCTTCCATCGCACCCGTGGCCTGCTGAAGAGCGAGGCCGACCTGGTCGTGGTGGTCGGCACGCCGCTCGACTTCCGCCTGGGGTTCGGCCGCTTCGGTGCGGCCGAGGTCGTGCACCTGATCGACGCTCCCGAGGGCCGGGCCGGGCACGCCACCACGGCGGCGTCGGTCGCCGGCGATCTCGGCACGATCCTCGACGAGCTCGCGCAGTGGTCCGGCCCGCGGGCCGACCACGAGCCCTGGATCGAGAAGGTGCGCGACACCGAGCGGGTCGCCGCCCTCGCCGACGGTGAGCTGCTGACCGTCGATGCCGACCCCATCCGGCCCACCCGCGTGTACGGCGAGCTGGGCCGACGCCTCGAGCGCGACGCGGTCGTGATCTGCGACGGGGGCGACTTCGTGTCGTACGCCGGCAAGTACGTCGAGGTGTTCGAGCCGGGCTGCTGGCTCGACACGGGCCCCTACGGCTGTCTCGGCAACGGCCCGGGCTACGCGCTGGCCGCCCGCGTGGCCCGACCCGACTCGCAGGTGGTGCTGCTGCTCGGCGACGGCGCGGCAGGGTTCTCGCTCATGGACGTCGACACCCTGGTCCGCCACCGGCTGCCCGTGGTGATGATCGTCGGGAACAACGGGATCTGGGGCCTGGAGAAGCACCCCATGCGTGCCGTGTACGGCTACGACGTGGCCTGCGACCTGCAGCCCGGCTGCCGGTACGACGACGTCGTGCGGGCCCTGGGCGGTGCGGGCGAGACGGTCAGCCGGCCCGACGAGGTGGGCCCGGCGCTCGACCGGGCGTTCGCCGCGGGCGTGCCCTACCTGGTGAACGTGCTCACCGACCCCGCCGACGTCTACCCGCGCTCGTCGAACCTGGCCTGA